The Labeo rohita strain BAU-BD-2019 chromosome 10, IGBB_LRoh.1.0, whole genome shotgun sequence genomic interval ctGCAAAGGCAATAAAAGTTGTCTGCTTTGCAGGACGTCATATGCAACGGACACTCGCCATTTCACCGTCTCCTACAACACAGTAGCTCCAAATCACAGCATCATGAATCTATCGCAGTCAAACTCATCCAGGACGGCAAAACTTCACGATTATTCTGCACACAAAATGAGCCACAGAAGCACGGAGACTGTAAGCAAACAAGTGAATAAACTGTCTGTCCTGACATTGGTCACATTCACTGCATTTGTTGGAAAGCATTAATTTGTTTGTCTTACAGCCAGGAGAGGCAGTACTGTAAATGGTGAGTTCATCCTCCCAAAAATGGCTGTGAATGAAGAGCTGCAGCACTCGGTGCACAGGGCCGAGGAGCAGACACGTCAACTGCACTGCACTGCATCGTACATCCACGCCAGCAGTGACATCACTTCCCCCAGTCAGAGGAAACGAGCCTGCCGCAAAGTGAAAGTTAAGAAAACCACACCCAGAATGTAAGTCAGTGTATTTGAATCTCAAACACAGaaagattattacaatttttgcattttatatatatacatacatacacacacacacacacacacacacacacactataaatgcatgcaaagaaattatgtatacaaagagagagagaaagagagaatgtctttgcatgctttttttttttttttttttttttgcatatacacacacaaaaattataGATATCTATCATAACCTAagatcgaaaaaaaaaaaaaaaataaaaaataaatatatataatatatatatatatatatatatatatatttttttatatatatatttattattattattattattattattattattatatatttttttgacttCCAGTGCTAACAACAAGAGCCCTCAAAGCCGAAAGGTTACAGATTATTATCCCATAAGAAGAAGCTCCAGAAAAAGCAAAAGTGAACTGAAGGTAGAGTAGAGTTcagatttcatatttttcatgGGCATTACATCAGCTGAAGTTATAATATTAATGCATATGCCTGTTGTCTGTCAACAGTGTGAAGAGAAGAGGCACATAGACATGCTGATCACAAATGGGATTGAAAATGGAATGATGGTAATTTTAGACATGATGAATTCAGTTTCGCGTTGAACTCTTCTGGATGCTGGACTTAAACGTACCTTTATGTTGCTCTGAACAGGTCAGATACATTGAAGGAAAGGGCAGGGGAGTTTTCGCCACCCAGAAGTTCCAGAAAGGGCAGTATGTAGTGGAGTATCATGGAGATCTTCTGCAGATAACGGACGCCAAAAGGGAGGCTTTATACGCACAAGATCCAACCACTGGCTGCTACATGTATTACTTCCAGTATCTCAGCAAAACATATTGGTAGGTTCAAGCAGCAAattcactgttaaaataaaaaaaagtagctGTAATTACCATCACTTTGAATTATTGTCACTTTCTCATCACAAATAGTGatggccatccaagatgtaggcaagtttgtttctttatcagaaccgatttggagaaatgttagcatcacttgctcaccaggggatcctctggagtgaatgggtgccgtcagaatgagagaccacacagctgataaaaacatcacaataatccacaagtaatccacaccactccagtccatcaattaacatcttgtgaagcaaaaacaggcacgtttataaaaaacacatccattattaagacattttaaacttcAGACCATtgcttggactctcattctgatggcacccattcactgctgaggatccattggtgagcaagtgaagcAATGtttaatttctccaaatctgttcacgtgaagaaacaaactcacctacaTCTAGGATGGCCTGAGTATGAGTAAACTGTcagcaagttttcatttttgagtctGAAAATCTTGCACATTTCTTCCCCGACAGTGTGGACGCAACGAAGGAGTCGGATCGATTGGGAAGACTCATCAACCACAGTAAAAACGGCAACTGTCAAACCAAACTCCATGATATTAATGGAATACCTCACCTTATCCTCGTGGCCTCCAGAGACATCCAGGAAGGAGAAGAACTTCTTTACGACTACGGCGACCGCAGTAAAGCTTCGATAGAAGCTCACCCGTGGCTGAAGCATTAATGTACTGAGAGGAGGGAAAAACACCTTGTTTCTTAACTAGACcgtttttaatgtaattattgccTTAGTAAACAGAATGTTTTGGGCTAGTAGGTGTATGGGTATGTCACACAGTGACTTACATGTCAAACCCCTTAGATTGCGGTACGTATTCGACGTGTCCTACTTTTAAGATATTTATCCTGCTCTATGACATGCTAGTTTTGGCACAtttctttttgtatattttatatattggtAGATCAGTGCTTCCAAAGCATGCAGTTATAGTccaactttctgcatttttataagAGTTTTCTTAATCTAATCTAATGTAAGGTAGTTAGAGGCTTagcaataattatttataatgccCAAACGTTTATGTTTGAAGCAGGAAGGCGGCGATGCTAAAAGGAGTGACGTTTTAAAAGGTGCAGAAAACTGGAATGTGAAACCAAACTTTGATATCATTTGAAATGTTACTGTCGTACAATGCTGAGTGTGTCGTGATTAACCTGAACAAAACTGTACCTGTTACATAAAAACTGAGTGTTGATGACCAAAAGCTCTGACTGAGAGTGTTCCAATCAATCTGTAGGAGATGGTAGAtgcattgtttaaataaatgattttatgcAACGCTTTGCCTCTGTTGTTGTacatgggccattctacagaactggtttaaagtcagattaTGAAAAATTCACATTACAGACTTGCATATTAAAACGCtactaaaacacaaaaaaattgcataagtGTACTAAAATTTTAATGTGAGGATTATATGTTCctttttgtcactaccaaatcAATGacgtgtttcagtagtgacaattttataggataacaccccaaaaaaaaaaatcaaagatgtCACTATTGAAACTtaaccaaatgtttcggtagtgacaattttagatacttttgaacctaccTCAAAGAttctaatcagcacatggttagctagcacagttctgaacagttgtacacatgtAAAAACTAAATGTCATGGAATAACTCCCCCAAAAAATGagcttaatttaaaaacaaatggtgTTTGGTAGTGAAAAgttacacagatttttcatacttttgaacacatttacctcaaaatgatggggcctatctactcaacatgtagctatgagagaggggGAAATCAATCTCAGCCAATGGAATTAAAACTTgcactgttttggtagtgacatgaaaatgcgggacacatttttttacacaaagttttttttttgtttgtttttttgtttttttgaacttCACTTTATAAAAGAATCTAAACGAtactttcaaaaacaacaatagaaaaaaaaatattatcaatattttggaCAAAAATTATTTCCATATTTTGAAAGTTAGagttcgggacagccacctcccaatgattaataaatgataaatgataaataatgattttacatATATCAAgcttacttatattttaaatattattgtgggttttaacagataatagaaggatcttagtaaacatctaagaaagatttgaatactgaaatgctttttaaatgttttttggttgtgggacagcagtttgcacccattctgtagaatggcctaCATATGGTGATGTccaaaaatctaaagaaaattcttatttaaaataaataaataataataataataataataataataaagtttctCTATATGACAGCAGCACTCAAGCTGACTTCTTCAAAACCTGATAATATTGTTCTCGACATGATTTTATAACATTTCAATGTCACATTTGCTATTAGTGGCCTACAAACAGAGCAGAACAAATCTCCAGTTTatgtcaagtttttttttttttttttttttttttttaattaataccaGAATTTAGACTTATAATAGATTaatagattatttaaaaacacaaacgtGTGTGAGTGACGCAATGGATTGCGCGGCAAACCGGATGACGTCAGAGACACGAGGACGGCCCGTCGAACAGCACAGCCGGAGTTTCCACACGGACCGTTTTAGACGACGCGCACGCAAGGTTTGTTTTCATGCTTTTACATTATTGTACTATAGAAATTTTGTCGTCTGAAATAACTTAAGATTAAAATCAACAGAATATGCAGTGTTGATAAATTCGAAAGGAAATGACTGTGAGTTCTAAACCAAAATTGTATAACACGTTGTTTCTTCGTGATtgctcatattttaaatgactggAAAATGTGAGCGACTTTTCTAACGAATATAAATGCAGCAACTTAAAAcccagtgattttttttttttagttaactatttaaaatgtacattt includes:
- the kmt5aa gene encoding N-lysine methyltransferase KMT5A-A, which encodes MNGDVICNGHSPFHRLLQHSSSKSQHHESIAVKLIQDGKTSRLFCTQNEPQKHGDSRRGSTVNGEFILPKMAVNEELQHSVHRAEEQTRQLHCTASYIHASSDITSPSQRKRACRKVKVKKTTPRIANNKSPQSRKVTDYYPIRRSSRKSKSELKCEEKRHIDMLITNGIENGMMVRYIEGKGRGVFATQKFQKGQYVVEYHGDLLQITDAKREALYAQDPTTGCYMYYFQYLSKTYCVDATKESDRLGRLINHSKNGNCQTKLHDINGIPHLILVASRDIQEGEELLYDYGDRSKASIEAHPWLKH